The Fimbriimonadaceae bacterium nucleotide sequence CTTTCAACATATGGACGCTGCCCTTGGAAAATCCAAGCCGTTCATAGAAGCCGTGTTTGAACGTGAAGAGAAATACAAAGGCCCCTGGCGCTTCTTCTCGGACAATTTCTATAGCCTCCTCCATCATCGCCGTCCCGATCCTCTTGCCCTGCCAATCGGGCAGCACGGCTACGTCCCAAATGCTGAACCAGCCGGGGGCATCGTACATGATTCGCGTCGTCCCGATCACTTCACCATCAGGGTTTATTGCCACGATGCCTTGCCAGGTGCGATCAAGAACTCCCTCCGGCGCGCCATCTTTATAGAAAGCGCTGCCTGCAACCGTGTCATATTCTTGCTGAGTTGGCATCCGGCGCACGATCTTCACTCCGTGGGGGAACTCGCCCGGTCCTTGCGAGAAATGCGAGGGGTCGCCGGCAAAGCGAAGATGGTATCCGCTCGGATCGCGGACGGTGTACTCCCGTCGGCCCCAAGGCTTGTCTTCAATCGCCGAGACGATCAACGCTCCGTTTTCAAGATGCTTGGCATAAAGTGAATCCACATCCTCGACGCTGATCCACTGCTCTTGGCCCTCGCTGCGCTCAGCCAGCTCCGGGTTGAGACTGAACATGAAGCTGACGTTGCCCCAGTTGGCTCCGCCGAAGTCGGGCGTATCACCCCACGTCCAGCTTGAGGTGAAGCCGAGGACGTCGGTGTAAAACTTAACCGTGGCCTGAATATCGGCAGTGGCCAGAATCGGCGATAGGCTAGTGATCACTTAGAAATCGTACCAGCCGAGACACGACTAGATTGGCGAGGCTTCGCTTGATTCGAGCTCTACCCCGACAAGGCAAATTCGGAGGCCGCCATTGCGTGGATCAAGGTTGTATCGAACGTGGGTATAGACACATCTTCGGCGCTGATGAGCATGGGAATCTCGGTGCATCCCAGGATCGCGCCCTCCGCCCCTTGATCTTTTAGGCTCTCGATGATTTGCACGTACCGGGCACGCGTTGCGTCAGAAAAAACGCCGAGCCCCATCTCCTCAAAAATCGATTTGTTGATGAAGTCGCGGTCTGCTGCATTGGGGATGAGCCACTCAATGCCCGACGCGCTGAGCTTGTCGCGATAGAAGTCCATCTCCATCGTATATTTCGTGCCAAGAAGCGCAACTCGGCTCAGGTTTTGTGCCTTGATGGCATCGGCTGTGGCCTCGGCTATGTGGATCACCGGAAGCGAGACTTTTTCCGTCACTTTGTCGGCGAAGAAGTGCATCGTATTGGCGCAAAGCATGATCCCCTCTGCTCCGGCCGACTTGAGCCGTACTGCTGCGTCAAGAATGAGGCTCTCGTTCTGAGACAGATCTCCCCCGCTTTGGTTCTGGACGACCTCTTGAAAGTCGAGTGAGACGAGGATGCACTTGG carries:
- a CDS encoding GNAT family N-acetyltransferase; its protein translation is MITSLSPILATADIQATVKFYTDVLGFTSSWTWGDTPDFGGANWGNVSFMFSLNPELAERSEGQEQWISVEDVDSLYAKHLENGALIVSAIEDKPWGRREYTVRDPSGYHLRFAGDPSHFSQGPGEFPHGVKIVRRMPTQQEYDTVAGSAFYKDGAPEGVLDRTWQGIVAINPDGEVIGTTRIMYDAPGWFSIWDVAVLPDWQGKRIGTAMMEEAIEIVREEAPGAFVFLFTFKHGFYERLGFSKGSVHMLKV
- a CDS encoding aspartate/glutamate racemase family protein gives rise to the protein MKWLGLIGGTTWHSTAIYYRHLNELASAKLGGVSSAKCILVSLDFQEVVQNQSGGDLSQNESLILDAAVRLKSAGAEGIMLCANTMHFFADKVTEKVSLPVIHIAEATADAIKAQNLSRVALLGTKYTMEMDFYRDKLSASGIEWLIPNAADRDFINKSIFEEMGLGVFSDATRARYVQIIESLKDQGAEGAILGCTEIPMLISAEDVSIPTFDTTLIHAMAASEFALSG